CGCTCCGCGACCTGCTGTTTTCTCTTTTGCCGTCTTCTTTTTTTCCGGTGGTGGAGTTTCCTCCGCTTGTGGGTGGACCATCACCGGAGCGGGCTTCTCCTCAGGATGTGCAGGCTTGTAGTCCCGGATATGGGCCTTCACGCATTCTTTGGCATACGGGTGTTCCGTAAAGTCAAACTTCTTGGCCCGCAGAACCTTCTGTCCGCGGATGATGATGAGCAGTTCATCGTTGGGCAGGCGCAGCACCTCATCTGGAGTCAGTACGCGGCGGCGGCCGATTCCCTCTGTGTAGCGGTATTGAGGAATAACCTGCGCAAGGGCGATACTTTGTCGTGTGGTCATAGTGGAGTTGACTTCCACTGTCATGTCTCCGCTGCGGGCACTGAAGTATTGCGCCGACACATCATCAGTGGCTCCCAACATAACCTGCGTATCCGCGTTGCCTAATAGTTCCGCCCACAGATTATCGGGATACCGGTTCTGAAGCTGAGGCAGGCTCTGGCAGACCATCAAAATCTGCAGGGCCCTTGAGCGTACTGTGCTGAGTCGCCGGCCAAAGTCAGGGATCACGCCAATGTTGTTCATCTCATCCAATATGATATTGACCGGCACCTTGCATCGCTGCTCCGGCATACTGTCCGCATAGCGCACCAACTTAATGAACAAAAATACAAAGAAAAGAGACGACAAAAACTCAAGAGATGAGTTTTGGTCGTCCAAGATGATAAAGTATGCGCATTTTTGTTTGCCCGGCAGTGACAAATCAATATCCGAGCGACGGGTAATCTGACGCACGGCTTCGCTTTGCAACACCTGAAGCCTGGTTCCAAGGCCAAGCACAATGCCAGCCCGTACTGCATCACTGCCTTGACTGAACAGGCTGTATGGAGCCTTAGCCGGATGGTCCAGCGGCAGCCGATCAAAAATCATAGTCAGTTCTTTTTCTGTGTTCTGGGTGATCATTTGATAGACGGCCGGCAGGTTTTTCTCCTCCGGTTTGCGGGTAGAGTCCATATCCACATAAAGGATCAGGCTTTTGAGCAGATTTGCCTCGCCATTATCCCAGAAATGATCACTCTCACCATCTCCCTTCGTGTTGGCGATGATGACATCGGTAAGCACCTGTGCCATGAGGGTGTCCCCGCCCAGGTCGAACATACAGTTCCAGGAGTCGCCAAGTTCCGGCTGTAACAGATTGTAGACCCGAACTAGATAGCCGTGCTTGCGAAACAGTTCTGCCGTGTCCGCATACATTTCGGATTTTGGATCTGAAATCACCACGGATTCCCCGCGCCGGATACTCTGGAACAGCGCCGGGCGGATGATTCCGCGGGATTTCATTGTTCCGCTTGCGCCGAAGACGGCAATGTGCTTATTGAGCCGGGTATCCTCCGGCAGACAAATGACGGCTCCTTTCTCCGTCTTGCCTAAGATAATCCCCTTCGCATGGCCGGGGCTGCTGATCTCCAGGATGGCACGCATCTCCTTGTCGCTCATCCACCCCGCTGTGCCATAGGTCCCCCGCTTACTGCGGGAGAAATTGCGAGGATCATAGTCGCCATTGCCAAATCGATCTTGGAAATGGATGAAAAGATATACACCACTGCCGATGACTGCCACAAGGGCAACGCATTTCAGACCGCTTGCGGTCATGGCGCTCCGCCAGCAGCACACCGGCGAAAAACAGATCGCGTCCATTGTGGCTTTGCCAGTGATCCCGCCCTCTGCAAGCCACTTCTGATAATTGAGGTTGAATTGGTTGACCAACCCACCTATGTAAAAAATCGCCGCCATACTCAGTATGACGGCGAGTACAATTCCTATTGTGCGAATATACTTCGACTGCATGGCAGTCCCCCCTTCCAGTCAGATCTCATCTGCCTGAGGTCCGATCCCCAGCGCCGCCTCCAAGTCAGTCATGCTGATTTCACGCAGCTGTGCCCGAGGGCCGATATACCCGTGCAGGAATGGGCATTGCCAGGGGAAACACATGATCTCATATGGGACCTTGCTGTGCTCCAGCGCCTGCCGCACCCGCACAAGCCGTGCGATGTCGCCGTCCAAGTGGGAGAGAATCAGGGTATTCCCGTTTTGAGCGTCATACTCCATCACGCCCGGTCCCACTGTACGCATCTGCTCCGGAAAGACAACTGACAGGACCCGCTCTTTCCAGTCTGGGAGCGTTAGGAGCCTCAGCAGTCGGATTCCCTGCTCTGTCATTGGGATAAAATGTACGTGTGGATAGATACGGTCAAAACGCAGTTCTATGCGGCCGCTTTTATCCGACTCCAGCAAGGTCTGCAGGGCCAAATCCATATTCTCTCCCAACAGAAGTGCATGGTCTGCCCGGGCGGGGCCTGCATTCATACGGGATAATTCTTCCAAATGCCGTGCTGTCTTGAACTCGCCCATACCGCTCCACTTCATCACTGCATTGCGCGTGTTATAGACAGCATAACAGTAACCAGGGCTGAAGAGCGCGCCCGTGAGCCGTGTGAAAATCGTCTTGTTCATTTCCGCATGGTCCAGCCGCTTCACGGATTTTGCCGTGTAAAAACTCGCCCCATCCAGTACAACCTGCTGAATTGCCCGCCTTTGGAGAACAGGCAGTAGAAAAGGACGTGTCTCCACGTCCGCAACCAAGCACATCGCCACCGTCTCTGCGACTCGGTGGTTGCGCTCGATATGTTCCGCACTCCCAGAAAAACGATGATTTCGAGTGATGTCTAAATAGTGTGCGAGGGCTGCCGGATGGAGGGTCTGCAGGAGGGGGAGCGCACTCTTATACAGCCGGATTGTCCGCCGCTCGCCCCTCCCACTTGTGGTAATCATTTTACAGGAGCCAAGGTCTGCCCCAGTGGAGGTGCGGAAGTCCTGCACATGCTCCAGCCGGTGGACAAGGTCCTCCAGCGTCCGGCTGCTGCCTAACAGATGCAGAGAGCGCATGGGGTATTCCCCAGCAATGGCCAGTAAAAGCAGCAGGCGGTAAACATGACTGCCCGGTCGCAGTGTGATCATTGGGACTGCCCGGTCGTGTCTGATTTTAAGGCATGGCTTTTCCTCTCTTTGCCGCAAAACGCCTCCCTGTCACCTTGGGAAACCCTTGATTTTTCAGGTATTTTCCTGCGTTTCGGATTTACGTGGAAAAATGGGGTGAAACTGGGCCTCAAATCCCGTACTTTTTTAGTCCCAAATTTCGCTCGTTTCATACAGTCTTTCCTCCTCCAAATCATTCGCCTGTTCTGCCGCCAGCCATGTGGGGAACCGGCTGGTTGGGATTACATAGACCTCCGTCTGATCCTCTGCCCCGGCGGCGCTGCAATAGTAGTGGGCGCATCGCCGCGGCGCATCATCCGGAAGCAGGTACAGCGTGATGATGTCTGTCACCATGTTGACCTCAATGTTATCGTGGTCCCGATAGGCACGCTCCGGACGTTCCCGACAGTACACATGGCGGTAGGCCAGCACGCAATTTTGATAGAGAGCCGGCGGCTTTCCAGCAAAATAGCGCCGCAGCGCCGGGTAGAGATACTGCTGGATGTAGATGGGGGAGCCGGACTCCTTCTTCGGCAGCAGTGCAGGGATCTGCAAACGAAACCACCCACGCTTTGCATATCCCATCTCCACGGGGATCGTGTCCATCAGCATCTGCTCCTTCAGTTCCGCTGCCTTGGGATGTCCGGTATAGGCTGGCAGGACACGCGCAAGAAGCGCGAGTTTCTCTACCTCCGCGGAAAATGCGAATGCCGCCCCGAACGCACCGGCCATGTCCTCCCGCTCCAGCAAACGGCGAGTACGGGCTAATTCCACCGCCGCTCTTCCCGCCCGATGCTCCGCTGCTCCAAGCGCCCGCTCAAACTCAGACCGCGGCATAGGTGTCCCCCTCGCTTTCCGTAAAGAACCGTACATCCGGCGTCTCCTGTCCGTTGTAATCCACAGTCGCAAACAGGTGAGGCGCAGATGGCAAGACCAGCTCCTGCGCCATGTTGATATGTGGCAGGACAAGGATATACCGCAGATCCTCCTGAGGCTGAAGCAGTCTGGTCAGATGCTGTTCGCCATCGTAGAGGACAACAATCTCATATCCAATATCTTCTTTGAGGAAGAAAATCTGGGACGGATAAGTAGCGGGATAGTGAGCCATAGGGTCCACCCTGTCAATGAACTGCAGCAACACCCATACGGCAAGGATCATGCGCTGATCCGGCTGGCACATGGGGTCCACCCCCAGATAGTACCCGCCGGAGATTTCGTGGAGCATGACCTCGTTCTTGAGCGCACGAATAATCTTTTCTGCCGTCTTAGGCGGTTTGTCCTTCAGCATTCGGACAATTTGCGCTTTAGGCAGCGGCCCATACTCTGTCAGCCAATGGATGATATACTGTTCTTCCTGTAACAGCATAGTTTTGTTTCCCTCCTTCCTCTATGTGTATAAATGGGAGAAATACGTATTTTGCAGGTTATACGTGTACTGTCCCGATATAGGGCCAATACCTGTGGAAGATTGTCCAGCAGCAGTCTGACAATGGCACCATCCAATTTCACGCCAGCGCACGATTTTAGGTAATCGCTGACTCGACGGATATCCCACGGACGCTTATAAGGGCGAGGCGAGATCAGGGCATCGAAAACGTCTGCCACTGCTACTATTTTTGCATGAGGGTGAATTTCAGCATCTTGCAGCCCCAAATAGCCGCTGCCGTCCAGCCGTTCATGGTGCTGCAAGGCCACAACAGAAGATGTCCCCAGCATCGTTCCGGTTTGTAGCAGCAGAAAATGTCCAATTGACGTATGTTTCCGCATTGATGACCGTTCTACTTCTGATAAACTGCCCGATTTACAACGGATGCGCACCGGGATCATTGTTTTCCCAATATCGTGAAGCAATGCCGCCTGATACACTTCGTGTACTTCAGCCGAGTCATAATCCGCATGTTCAGCCAGTATTCTGCTGATCTCCGCAGTCCGCTTGCTGTGTGCGATCTCCTCCGCTGTCAACGAGGTGAAAATATCCATTTCTGCAACTCCTCTCTTCTAAATTCTTTTTTGAATTTGATGCATTCCAAACCATACCCATCGCATCCAGTTTTGCGATCTGTTCCTGGGTGATAAACCCACTAGACGCAGTGCCCGCACGAATTGCTCTCATTCGCTGAATGAATTTCCCAAGTTTGCATCCATTCTCCGGCACAATATAGTTCCCAGGCACCCTAATATGCCCCTCCCTCCGATAGTATCGGAGCAGCTCCTCATAGTAAGTATCAAATGGCAATGGAGATGCCTGGACTTGCCAAACCATCCCTAAGTCATTGAGCATCTCAATTTGCCGGTCTGTCAGAACAATATCATGGCCCGTTCCCCTCTTTGCCTGCCTTACACAATTGATAAAGTTGCCCAAATGGCAACCAGTATCAGGATCAATAAACCTTGTGGGAACTTTGATGTGCCCTTCTCGGCGGTAAAACTTTATCAGTTGCTGGTAATAATAATCGAAGTCCCGATATGGGTGCTCTCTTTTCACCCACTTCATGCCAAGAGCATTCAGTCTATTGATCTGGTCCTGCGATAAATGTCCCCTATCGGTCTTTTTTCTAATGTTGCGTAAACGTGTCAGATAAAGGCCCAGTTTACATCCTGTCGATGGATTTATGTATGATTGTGGAATATCAATGTGCCCTTCTCTCTCAAAGTAAACGAGCAATTCTTTATAGTAGTCATCGAATGTACGTCTGGTTGGTTGTCGTTCAATCAGAAAAGTCGACCAGCCAGGTAGCATCTCCAGCCTTTCCTTTCGGGCTACTGATAGACTGTTGTGCTGGATATATAGGATTTGTTCCGATAGCCACCTCCCTATTTTGATGCCTCGGTAACATGTGCGGCTATGCGGATATTGGCCGTATTCGTGGTAAAATTCCTGGAGGATGGAGTAGCAAAAATCCCATCGTCCCGCCCGCGTAAATAGATGATCGAACTTCTCAAGGATGGCTTCGAATTGTGTGGGGACCCCAGACATGTAAAAGGGTATAGGCGTGTTCTTCCCTTTCCCACTGCTGGGATGGTGGGAAAACTCAATATTGAATACACGCTGACCAGACTCTTCAACACGTGCAGACTCATAGTTGTTGACCAAATCAAAAATTACCGGGGATGTACTACCATCCGAACTGCAGGCGAGACAGCGTCCAATCTGCTGTAAATAGACAATCGGGCTTATCGTAGGGCGTAACATGACAACCCCATCCACATCCTTGATGTGGATACCCTCATTCAGCATATCCACGCAGTAGAGCAACCGTATTGCATTCCTTTCATTATCCCCAGCAAAGGCGTTGAGTTCAATATCAGCGGCCTTTTCATCTGAACGGCAGACATACTCCCTGATTTTCTTACCTGGTCCCAGCCAACGGTGCATGTCTTCCCGACATTGCGCAATATGTTCAAGATTCCGGCAGAATACGATCAACTTTGCAAATCTATTGGGCATATGGCACTTAAATATTTCGTCAATTCCTTGCGCTTCTGCCATATTTCTTTTAAGGCTTTCTAACAATGAATAACCAGCAGTACGAGCCCTCCCATAAGAGGCAACCTGCGTTAATGCGGTTTCCAGAGAAGAGACCCTTTCGTTCATCAGGATATCTCCCAATACATAGTGCGGCACCGGCAGGACCTTATCATTGATTGCATCTTGAAGGGTATAATAACTTGCAATACTTCCGTGAAAAAGTTCCTCAGACATATCGCGTGTGCCGGCCTTATCCAGATACCGGACTGGGGTAGCTGTAAATCCAATTAAGAAGCATTCAACATACAAAGCGAGAAGATGGTCAACCGCACTTCCCCAGTCATCCGCCCCACAGCGGTGAAATTCATCAAGGATAATGTAGTCCGGCTCCAGTTTCCCAAGTTCGTCCTCGTGAAGCAGGCAAAGTTTCTGATATGTCATCATGGTTGTATGGAGAAGCACATCTGTATGCCCAGCATGATGTTTCAGTTGATTGAAGATATGCGTAGATGGTGCGAGATACAAAAACGAGTTATTCGGCCGGCGTTCTATAAAAGCCAGCGCAACAAAACTCTTCCCAGTTCCAGTAGGCTGGATAACCGCAGCACGGCGTGTATACTTGAGGGCCTCCTCCAAATGGTTGAGTGCAGCTTGGTTATGTGGGTAAAGTTCAATCTTCGGCATCTTTTCCCTCCATTCCACCAGTCAAACCCGCAGAAGAACCATTGCTTCCGCTTTCCGCAATATCGGCTACCGCCTTTAATTCGTTGAGCATAGCCTCCAGTTCAGCCCGGTCGGTAGTGATCATCTGCTGCTCCTCCCGGGATGCCTTGATAATGACCGGCACTTTGTTGCTGTTGCTGGAGATCAGCGCCTCACCGCGCTCAAACTGTGTGATGCTGCGGATCTCAGTTCGAGTTAATTTCAAGACATCTTTCACATATTCTGCCTCGTCCGGCTCCAAGTTGAGGATGATTTTCGTCTTGGAATTATTCAGAATTGCTCTGCCATAACGGCCGTCCTCTAAGCCAAAAAAATCGGAGAGGTCCTGCGTTGCCGCAAGGGCGCCTCCTCCGTAGCCTCGAATAATTTTGAATATTTCCAGACAAAACTCCGCAGCCTGTTTGTTGGCCGCGCCGCCAATCAGTTTCCAGATCTCGTCGATAAACACCATTTTGCGTCTGGTACGGTCTGCCTTCACCTGGTCCCACACATAGTCCAACGCAATCATCATACCTACCGGCAACAGTTTGCCCTTGAGTTCCGAGATGTCCAGCACAACATACTTATTGTCTAGGTTTACATTGGTCTGGCGGTTAAAACTCTGGGCGCTGCCTGTAACAAAGCGGCTGACTATGGTGGCCAGCCGGGTAGTCAGTGGATTTTCCTTGAGTATCTCATAGAGATCTCCCAGGATTGGCATAGTCTTGATCTCTCCCCTGCTCTGGTCAACATAGATAGAATTGTTATCGTGGGTAATCCCGAACTTGGCGTAGGTCTTGACCAGGGCCTCGTCCAGCATCTGCTCCTCTTCATTATTCATATCGGGGATCAGAAGGGAGAAGAAAATCATCAACTGCTGGATCTTTTTTGCCAGCATGGAGTCGATGTCGTTGTAATCCAATTCGTCGATCAGTTCCATTTCCGGTGTGAGTGTAGGACGAATCTCCATGACGTTGATGCAGGCGCTGGAACCCGGGGCCAGTTTGATATAGGTACCGCCAATTTTGTGGCAGGCACGCTTGAACTCATGGCCTTTGAGCGGAGCAATAATATAGCACTGGACGCCGCGCATCCGAAGCCTGAGCGCCATCACCTGCATGGTAAAGGTCTTACCGGCGCCAGATGTCCCGCAGATAGTAAAATTGGCATTCTTATTGACTTTTGTATTAAATGGATCGACAATACACAGCGAATTGTTATGCCGGTTAAGACCCAAGAGAATGCCATTGTCATCAGACAGTTCAAAACTGGTGAACATATAGGTCGAGGCCGCGCCTGAAGTAAGCACATTTCGTTTGGACTTGCGCTCCAGACCAGGATCGAGGTAGAGAAATGGCATGGTGGATCGCAGTGCCGCCTCCTGTTGAAACAGGCAGTCACCTACTTGGATGTCCATGGACTTCATCAAGTCACTCATCTGCTGCTTACGCCACTGCAGTTCTTCGTAGGTAGGGGCAGATATCGTAATGAGCACCGACATATAGAACAGGTCCTCATTCCGGCTGGAGAGTCCCTGCTTGATGTAGTAACCGGCCTGGATAGAGCCAGCCAGTTCCTCATAGTCAGTGGAGGTGTCCTGCAGTTCTCGCAGTTTGGTGCGGTTGAGCCGGATGCGCTGGGCCACTCGATCAATGGTCTTACCACGGATCTCGCGGTGCAGATGCAGATCCACATCTACGCCCTCGCCTGCATTGATGAGTGAAGACATCCAACCTCCCCGCACCTGCTGAGGAAATCCGTTTTTGCGAATATATAAGTAGGTATAGTAGGTCCCATCCATAATAATGTAGCCAGCATGACTCAAGTCAAGGCCGCGAGGGGCCACAAAGTTGGATGTCCGGATCTTCGGGACTGGATCGATGCCGACAACTCGCCTTTTTGCCGCCATCGCATCCACCACCACGCGGTTGAGCCGACTCTGGAAAGGGTCCTCCACGCAGGAACGGCGATTGAAGTACATATACAGGATTTCAGCTACAAATGCGTCTTCATCTTTTGGCTGTACAATACTGTTGCCGCATTGGGCGAAATAGGTCTTGGCATTCTGCGTCACCGTCTGCAACGCTGCGTAGACCTCACCATAATCGTTATCGGACTGGCGGCGCACCGCCTCGTATTGAAAAATCAGGAAAAACCGGCGGGACAATGCCTCACGGCTACCTTCCTCCCGGATGAACTGGATAGTACCACGCCCCAATTCCCGGCAGGCCGTTACGTCCTCGCTCTCAATGTCCGCCTCCAGTCCCGCCACATACTTGTCAGAATCCGCTTTGCGGGTTACGGACTTAAACTGCAGGCGCATGGGCGAAATTTTAAGCCAGCTGGCAAACGTAGAGATAATGCCCCACTGCTCCTCATTGGAGCGAAGCAGAAAGTTGATGGGTTCAATTTCCAGGATTTTGAGGTACCGGCCATCTGTAGTTTCAACGATCCCGTTTCTGATCTCTTTGAGGGGAATGTAGTCCTGTACGAACTCCAGACGGGCGGCTGCTTTTTTCCGACGGCCTGGGCTTTTGTGCCGACGGGCGTTTCCTGTGTGTGACTGTCGTGCCATAGTGGTATCCTATCCTCCTGTAATGCAATCGGCGGCGCCGTACCCAAAACAGAACCATATTGGTGACAAACCGGAGCAGAGAGTCCCCGCCAATGCCCATCAGGGCGAAGACGCCCAGTGGCAACAGCGTCACGGTCATCACAACAACTTTTGCAGTAGCTGGAAGATGCATCCACATCAATTCCGGATAGCCCACAAGCAAAAGCAGAATGCATGCCTCTACTGTATTTCGTGTCTCCAGTAGACCGCCCAGCAATTTTCCAGAATCAGTGTAGTTTGGCGGGATAGTATAGACATTG
This genomic window from Pusillibacter faecalis contains:
- a CDS encoding VirD4-like conjugal transfer protein, CD1115 family; the encoded protein is MQSKYIRTIGIVLAVILSMAAIFYIGGLVNQFNLNYQKWLAEGGITGKATMDAICFSPVCCWRSAMTASGLKCVALVAVIGSGVYLFIHFQDRFGNGDYDPRNFSRSKRGTYGTAGWMSDKEMRAILEISSPGHAKGIILGKTEKGAVICLPEDTRLNKHIAVFGASGTMKSRGIIRPALFQSIRRGESVVISDPKSEMYADTAELFRKHGYLVRVYNLLQPELGDSWNCMFDLGGDTLMAQVLTDVIIANTKGDGESDHFWDNGEANLLKSLILYVDMDSTRKPEEKNLPAVYQMITQNTEKELTMIFDRLPLDHPAKAPYSLFSQGSDAVRAGIVLGLGTRLQVLQSEAVRQITRRSDIDLSLPGKQKCAYFIILDDQNSSLEFLSSLFFVFLFIKLVRYADSMPEQRCKVPVNIILDEMNNIGVIPDFGRRLSTVRSRALQILMVCQSLPQLQNRYPDNLWAELLGNADTQVMLGATDDVSAQYFSARSGDMTVEVNSTMTTRQSIALAQVIPQYRYTEGIGRRRVLTPDEVLRLPNDELLIIIRGQKVLRAKKFDFTEHPYAKECVKAHIRDYKPAHPEEKPAPVMVHPQAEETPPPEKKKTAKEKTAGRGASAAKQGEKPAAPAQTSAPPAAAPPEQPSKPAKRPKTLYESARPPTDF
- a CDS encoding DUF6100 family protein, which translates into the protein MPRSEFERALGAAEHRAGRAAVELARTRRLLEREDMAGAFGAAFAFSAEVEKLALLARVLPAYTGHPKAAELKEQMLMDTIPVEMGYAKRGWFRLQIPALLPKKESGSPIYIQQYLYPALRRYFAGKPPALYQNCVLAYRHVYCRERPERAYRDHDNIEVNMVTDIITLYLLPDDAPRRCAHYYCSAAGAEDQTEVYVIPTSRFPTWLAAEQANDLEEERLYETSEIWD
- a CDS encoding DUF5697 family protein; this encodes MLLQEEQYIIHWLTEYGPLPKAQIVRMLKDKPPKTAEKIIRALKNEVMLHEISGGYYLGVDPMCQPDQRMILAVWVLLQFIDRVDPMAHYPATYPSQIFFLKEDIGYEIVVLYDGEQHLTRLLQPQEDLRYILVLPHINMAQELVLPSAPHLFATVDYNGQETPDVRFFTESEGDTYAAV
- a CDS encoding HD-GYP domain-containing protein codes for the protein MDIFTSLTAEEIAHSKRTAEISRILAEHADYDSAEVHEVYQAALLHDIGKTMIPVRIRCKSGSLSEVERSSMRKHTSIGHFLLLQTGTMLGTSSVVALQHHERLDGSGYLGLQDAEIHPHAKIVAVADVFDALISPRPYKRPWDIRRVSDYLKSCAGVKLDGAIVRLLLDNLPQVLALYRDSTRITCKIRISPIYTHRGRRETKLCCYRKNSISSIG
- a CDS encoding Helicase associated domain protein, with the protein product MPKIELYPHNQAALNHLEEALKYTRRAAVIQPTGTGKSFVALAFIERRPNNSFLYLAPSTHIFNQLKHHAGHTDVLLHTTMMTYQKLCLLHEDELGKLEPDYIILDEFHRCGADDWGSAVDHLLALYVECFLIGFTATPVRYLDKAGTRDMSEELFHGSIASYYTLQDAINDKVLPVPHYVLGDILMNERVSSLETALTQVASYGRARTAGYSLLESLKRNMAEAQGIDEIFKCHMPNRFAKLIVFCRNLEHIAQCREDMHRWLGPGKKIREYVCRSDEKAADIELNAFAGDNERNAIRLLYCVDMLNEGIHIKDVDGVVMLRPTISPIVYLQQIGRCLACSSDGSTSPVIFDLVNNYESARVEESGQRVFNIEFSHHPSSGKGKNTPIPFYMSGVPTQFEAILEKFDHLFTRAGRWDFCYSILQEFYHEYGQYPHSRTCYRGIKIGRWLSEQILYIQHNSLSVARKERLEMLPGWSTFLIERQPTRRTFDDYYKELLVYFEREGHIDIPQSYINPSTGCKLGLYLTRLRNIRKKTDRGHLSQDQINRLNALGMKWVKREHPYRDFDYYYQQLIKFYRREGHIKVPTRFIDPDTGCHLGNFINCVRQAKRGTGHDIVLTDRQIEMLNDLGMVWQVQASPLPFDTYYEELLRYYRREGHIRVPGNYIVPENGCKLGKFIQRMRAIRAGTASSGFITQEQIAKLDAMGMVWNASNSKKNLEERSCRNGYFHLVDSGGDRTQQADCGDQQNTG
- a CDS encoding VirB4 family type IV secretion system protein; amino-acid sequence: MARQSHTGNARRHKSPGRRKKAAARLEFVQDYIPLKEIRNGIVETTDGRYLKILEIEPINFLLRSNEEQWGIISTFASWLKISPMRLQFKSVTRKADSDKYVAGLEADIESEDVTACRELGRGTIQFIREEGSREALSRRFFLIFQYEAVRRQSDNDYGEVYAALQTVTQNAKTYFAQCGNSIVQPKDEDAFVAEILYMYFNRRSCVEDPFQSRLNRVVVDAMAAKRRVVGIDPVPKIRTSNFVAPRGLDLSHAGYIIMDGTYYTYLYIRKNGFPQQVRGGWMSSLINAGEGVDVDLHLHREIRGKTIDRVAQRIRLNRTKLRELQDTSTDYEELAGSIQAGYYIKQGLSSRNEDLFYMSVLITISAPTYEELQWRKQQMSDLMKSMDIQVGDCLFQQEAALRSTMPFLYLDPGLERKSKRNVLTSGAASTYMFTSFELSDDNGILLGLNRHNNSLCIVDPFNTKVNKNANFTICGTSGAGKTFTMQVMALRLRMRGVQCYIIAPLKGHEFKRACHKIGGTYIKLAPGSSACINVMEIRPTLTPEMELIDELDYNDIDSMLAKKIQQLMIFFSLLIPDMNNEEEQMLDEALVKTYAKFGITHDNNSIYVDQSRGEIKTMPILGDLYEILKENPLTTRLATIVSRFVTGSAQSFNRQTNVNLDNKYVVLDISELKGKLLPVGMMIALDYVWDQVKADRTRRKMVFIDEIWKLIGGAANKQAAEFCLEIFKIIRGYGGGALAATQDLSDFFGLEDGRYGRAILNNSKTKIILNLEPDEAEYVKDVLKLTRTEIRSITQFERGEALISSNSNKVPVIIKASREEQQMITTDRAELEAMLNELKAVADIAESGSNGSSAGLTGGMEGKDAED